One stretch of Danio rerio strain Tuebingen ecotype United States chromosome 6, GRCz12tu, whole genome shotgun sequence DNA includes these proteins:
- the slc2a1b gene encoding solute carrier family 2, facilitated glucose transporter member 1, which produces MEGGKQLTLPLMLAVGTAVIGSLQFGYNTGVINAPQKIIEAFYNETWTARHGDMISKTTMTTLWSLSVAIFSVGGIVGSFSVGLFVNRFGRRNSMLMANVLAFIAAALMGFSKMAASWEMLIIGRFVVGLYSGLSTGFVPMYVGEVAPTALRGALGTLHQLGIVVGILMAQVFGMEAIMGNATMWPFLLGFTFIPALVQCCLLPICPESPRFLLINRNEESKAKSVLKKLRGTTDVSADMQEMKEESRQMMREKKVTIPELFRSPLYRQPIVIAIMLQLSQQLSGINAIFYYSTKIFEKAGVQQPVYATIGAGVVNTAFTVVSLFVVERAGRRSLHLLGLLGMAGSAILMTIAIALLEKYDWMSYMSIVAIFAFVAFFEIGPGPIPWFIVAELFSQGPRPSAFAVAGFSNWTANFIVGMCFQYVEEVCGAYVFVIFTVFLLCFFIFTYFKVPETKGRTFDEISAGFRQASGAEKHTPEELNSLGADSQL; this is translated from the exons CAATTGACCTTGCCGTTGATGCTTGCTGTGGGGACGGCTGTAATCGGCTCCCTTCAGTTTGGCTACAACACCGGTGTCATCAACGCTCCACAAAAG ATCATCGAGGCCTTCTACAATGAGACGTGGACAGCTCGACACGGGGATATGATCTCTAAAACCACAATGACTACCCTGTGGTCTCTGTCTGTGGCCATCTTCTCTGTAGGTGGCATTGTTGGATCCTTCTCCGTCGGGCTGTTTGTCAACCGATTTGGAAG GAGAAACTCGATGCTCATGGCTAATGTTCTAGCTTTCATTGCTGCAGCATTGATGGGCTTCTCTAAGATGGCAGCGTCCTGGGAGATGCTCATTATTGGACGGTTTGTGGTGGGCCTTTATTCTGGTCTGTCCACTGGGTTTGTGCCTATGTATGTGGGTGAAGTAGCCCCTACAGCCCTCAGAGGAGCCCTGGGCACACTTCATCAACTTGGCATCGTTGTTGGCATCCTCATGGCACAG GTCTTCGGTATGGAAGCTATCATGGGAAATGCAACAATGTGGCCATTTCTCCTGGGCTTTACCTTTATCCCAGCCCTGGTACAGTGCTGTTTACTGCCTATATGCCCTGAGAGCCCTCGATTTCTGCTCATTAATCGCAACGAGGAAAGCAAAGCCAAATCTG TGCTTAAAAAACTGCGCGGGACGACAGACGTGAGCGCAGACATGCAAGAGATGAAAGAGGAGAGCAGACAGATGATGAGAGAGAAGAAAGTGACCATTCCTGAACTCTTCCGCTCTCCGCTTTACCGGCAGCCCATTGTCATAGCCATCATGCTTCAGCTGTCCCAGCAGCTCTCTGGAATCAATGCT ATATTCTACTACTCTACAAAGATCTTTGAGAAGGCAGGTGTGCAGCAGCCAGTTTACGCCACTATCGGAGCTGGAGTCGTCAACACCGCTTTCACTGTAGTATCA TTGTTTGTAGTAGAGCGTGCGGGCCGCAGATCTTTGCACCTCTTGGGACTGCTGGGAATGGCTGGATCTGCTATTCTGATGACCATCGCTATTGCCTTACTG GAAAAATATGACTGGATGTCCTACATGAGCATTGTAGCTATCTTTGCTTTCGTGGCCTTCTTTGAAATCGGACCCGGCCCCATCCCATGGTTCATTGTGGCTGAGCTGTTCAGTCAAGGCCCAAGACCCTCAGCATTTGCTGTTGCTGGATTTTCCAACTGGACAGCCAACTTCATCGTGGGCATGTGCTTCCAGTATGTTGAG GAGGTCTGTGGGGCGTACGTGTTTGTCATCTTCACCGTGTTCTTACTCTGCTTCTTCATCTTCACCTACTTCAAAGTCCCCGAGACCAAGGGCCGGACGTTCGACGAGATCTCCGCCGGTTTCCGTCAGGCATCAGGGGCAGAGAAACACACGCCTGAAGAGCTCAACAGTCTGGGGGCGGACTCTCAGCTATAA